A single genomic interval of Granulicella tundricola MP5ACTX9 harbors:
- a CDS encoding VOC family protein → MTIKLAIPILPAADVQTSLDWWTTIAGFTRTHADANPPTYAGIACDNTHLHIARITDPIVARTVGEQTMVRVVVEDIQAFYAAYKQRGGIIHPNGDLSTKPWGTTEFAAHDPNGICVTFQNS, encoded by the coding sequence ATGACCATCAAACTCGCCATTCCCATCCTCCCCGCCGCAGACGTTCAGACCTCACTCGACTGGTGGACCACCATCGCCGGCTTCACCCGCACCCACGCCGACGCCAACCCACCCACCTACGCCGGCATAGCCTGCGACAACACCCATCTCCACATAGCCCGCATCACCGACCCCATCGTCGCTCGCACCGTAGGCGAGCAAACCATGGTCCGCGTCGTAGTAGAAGACATCCAAGCCTTTTACGCTGCCTACAAGCAGCGCGGCGGCATCATCCACCCCAATGGAGACCTCTCCACCAAACCCTGGGGCACCACCGAGTTCGCAGCCCACGACCCCAACGGCATCTGCGTCACCTTCCAAAACTCCTAA
- a CDS encoding ATP-dependent DNA helicase: MSTAPPIPSPTSARPKKLPTLHDFFAPGGILAKSSLAYEHRKGQYDMAKAVESALEDKRHLIVEAGTGTGKTLAYLLPALRHAREHNQRVIISTGTKNLQEQLYFKDIPFLESMLADDYGPLKVCYMKGRANYLCKHKLYALRDSPLLSGLEEIEQFHHITTWERTTPTGDRAELDHLPETSALWSKLDARTEACLGTTCPDWEQCFITQMRRKALESDLIIVNHHLFFADLNIKQQAAGAPDAGILPDASAVIFDEAHELEDIASNYFGIGLSNARIDELTRDVEIMLRAKQASSSAIESACAILKDRSKMFFASLPTTEYQPIGRMPFEHRADYLETEGDAYIGATNALKRLTSELEQVKNVEETKGLIKRTEDIRQHLKFLLESDDPNTVFWIERRAGGSGVRNLARGPAQQIYNTQLQATPIDVSTLLTTSLFDCYPTVVLTSATLTVAAPEGTSPFTHITGRLGLTLNRELVVPSHFNYPKQALLYLPPSMPDPREPDFTMHAVERIRRVLEITKGRAFVLFTSYSQMRLMHDRLLAELPYPLLLHGTAPRHVLLQQFRDTPNAVLFGTSSFWQGVDVQGEQLSCVIIDRLPFGVPTDPILKARMDLIASTGGKPFFDLQIPAAVITLKQGFGRLIRSLNDRGVLMLLDPRIQRQRYGKVFLDSLPPYTVTQSIEDVEAFFAAKAGNSRIN; the protein is encoded by the coding sequence GTGTCCACCGCCCCACCCATCCCGTCCCCCACGTCCGCCAGGCCGAAGAAGCTCCCGACCCTCCACGACTTCTTCGCCCCCGGCGGCATCCTCGCCAAGTCCTCCCTCGCCTACGAGCATCGCAAGGGCCAGTACGACATGGCCAAAGCCGTAGAATCCGCCCTCGAAGACAAGCGCCATCTCATCGTAGAAGCCGGCACAGGCACCGGGAAAACCCTCGCCTACCTCCTCCCAGCCCTCCGCCATGCACGCGAGCACAACCAGCGCGTCATCATCTCCACCGGTACAAAAAACCTTCAGGAACAGCTCTACTTCAAGGACATCCCCTTCCTCGAATCCATGCTCGCAGACGACTACGGCCCCCTCAAGGTCTGTTACATGAAGGGCCGCGCCAACTACCTCTGCAAGCACAAGCTCTACGCACTCCGTGACTCCCCACTCCTCAGCGGCCTCGAAGAGATCGAACAGTTCCACCACATCACCACCTGGGAGCGCACAACCCCAACAGGTGACCGCGCTGAACTAGACCACCTCCCCGAGACCTCCGCCCTCTGGTCAAAACTAGACGCCCGCACAGAAGCCTGCCTCGGCACCACCTGCCCGGACTGGGAGCAATGCTTCATCACCCAGATGCGTCGCAAGGCCCTTGAATCCGACCTCATCATCGTCAACCACCATCTCTTCTTCGCAGACCTCAACATCAAGCAGCAGGCCGCCGGCGCGCCTGACGCAGGCATCCTCCCAGACGCCTCCGCCGTCATCTTCGACGAAGCCCACGAGCTCGAAGACATCGCCTCCAACTACTTCGGCATCGGCCTCTCCAACGCCCGCATCGACGAGCTCACCCGCGACGTCGAGATCATGCTCCGCGCCAAGCAGGCCTCGTCCTCAGCCATAGAATCCGCCTGCGCCATCCTCAAAGATCGTAGCAAGATGTTCTTCGCCTCCCTCCCCACAACCGAGTACCAGCCCATAGGCCGCATGCCCTTTGAGCACCGCGCCGACTACCTCGAAACCGAAGGCGACGCCTACATCGGCGCAACCAACGCCCTCAAGCGCCTCACCTCTGAGCTAGAGCAAGTCAAAAACGTAGAAGAGACCAAAGGCCTCATCAAGCGCACCGAAGACATCCGCCAGCACCTCAAGTTCCTCCTGGAATCCGACGACCCCAACACCGTCTTCTGGATCGAGCGCCGCGCCGGCGGCTCAGGCGTCCGCAACCTCGCCCGAGGCCCCGCCCAGCAGATCTACAACACCCAGCTCCAGGCCACACCCATCGACGTCTCCACCCTCCTCACCACCTCGCTCTTTGACTGCTACCCCACCGTCGTCCTCACCTCCGCCACCCTCACCGTCGCCGCGCCCGAAGGCACCTCGCCCTTCACCCACATCACCGGCCGCCTCGGCCTCACGCTCAACAGGGAACTCGTCGTCCCCAGCCACTTCAACTACCCCAAACAAGCCCTCCTCTATCTCCCCCCGTCCATGCCGGACCCACGCGAGCCAGACTTCACCATGCACGCCGTAGAACGCATCCGCCGAGTCCTCGAAATCACTAAAGGCAGAGCCTTCGTCCTCTTCACCAGCTACAGCCAGATGCGCCTCATGCACGACCGCCTCCTGGCCGAACTCCCTTACCCACTCCTCCTCCACGGCACAGCCCCCCGCCATGTGCTTCTGCAGCAATTCCGAGACACCCCAAACGCCGTCCTCTTCGGCACCAGCTCCTTCTGGCAGGGCGTAGACGTCCAGGGCGAGCAGCTCTCCTGCGTCATCATCGACCGTCTCCCCTTCGGCGTCCCCACAGACCCCATCCTCAAAGCCCGCATGGACCTCATCGCCTCAACCGGCGGCAAGCCCTTCTTCGATCTCCAGATCCCGGCCGCCGTCATCACCCTCAAGCAAGGCTTCGGCCGCCTCATCCGCTCCCTCAACGACCGCGGCGTCCTCATGCTGTTAGACCCCAGAATCCAACGCCAGCGCTACGGCAAAGTCTTCCTGGACTCCCTCCCGCCCTACACCGTCACCCAGTCCATAGAAGATGTAGAAGCATTCTTTGCAGCCAAAGCAGGGAACTCCCGCATAAACTAG
- a CDS encoding MBL fold metallo-hydrolase: MKTTQITPNSLQLTRFGLCNCYLVRESSPEGDSFTLIDTTIGGSTDAILAAALTAGAPIRRILLTHAHGDHVGSLDALMKKLGPDTQLAASARSLPLLERKPNKSLRPGEPQAKIKGSLPGTKSIPTHLLAEGELFGSLRVIETPGHIPGHLSFLDERDGTLFTGDALVCVGRLAVSGYAPWFFPLPNVATWHKPTAVASARKLLTYDIARFAAGHGAIRSGGIPALQQALQQTGA; this comes from the coding sequence ATGAAGACCACGCAGATCACCCCCAACTCCCTCCAGCTCACCCGCTTCGGTCTCTGCAACTGTTATCTCGTTCGTGAGTCCTCCCCGGAAGGCGACTCCTTCACCCTCATCGACACCACCATCGGCGGAAGCACAGATGCCATCCTCGCCGCCGCTCTCACCGCCGGCGCACCCATCCGCCGCATCCTCCTCACCCACGCTCACGGCGACCACGTCGGCTCCCTCGACGCTCTCATGAAAAAACTAGGCCCGGACACTCAACTCGCCGCCAGCGCCCGCAGCCTCCCTCTCCTTGAGCGCAAACCCAACAAATCTCTCCGGCCCGGCGAACCTCAGGCCAAGATCAAAGGCAGCCTCCCCGGCACAAAATCCATCCCCACTCACCTCCTCGCAGAAGGCGAGCTCTTCGGCTCCCTCCGCGTCATCGAGACCCCCGGCCACATCCCCGGCCACCTCTCCTTCCTCGACGAGCGCGACGGCACTCTCTTCACCGGAGACGCTCTCGTCTGCGTCGGTCGTCTCGCCGTCTCGGGCTACGCCCCCTGGTTCTTCCCACTCCCCAACGTAGCCACCTGGCACAAACCCACCGCCGTCGCCAGCGCCCGCAAGCTCCTCACCTACGACATAGCCCGTTTCGCCGCCGGCCACGGAGCCATCCGCTCCGGCGGCATTCCCGCCCTACAGCAAGCCCTCCAGCAAACCGGAGCCTGA
- the queD gene encoding 6-carboxytetrahydropterin synthase QueD, protein MFEVTVEAGFSSGHYLRNYRGKCENPHGHNYKVFVTLVGAELDEAGLLLDFKLLKQVMRPVVDYLDHQMINDLKPFDEINPSAENLARYFFDNTATQLDEMTQGRVKVKDCTLYETDTSFARYYE, encoded by the coding sequence ATGTTTGAAGTCACCGTAGAGGCCGGTTTCTCCTCCGGCCACTACCTCCGCAACTACCGAGGCAAGTGTGAGAACCCCCACGGCCACAACTACAAGGTCTTCGTCACCCTCGTCGGCGCAGAGCTCGACGAGGCCGGTCTCCTGCTTGACTTTAAGCTCCTCAAGCAGGTCATGCGGCCAGTGGTCGACTACCTCGACCACCAGATGATCAACGACCTGAAGCCCTTCGACGAGATCAACCCGTCGGCCGAGAACCTGGCTCGTTACTTCTTCGATAACACAGCAACGCAACTCGATGAAATGACGCAAGGCCGAGTCAAAGTGAAGGATTGCACCCTCTACGAAACCGACACCAGCTTCGCCCGCTACTACGAATAA
- a CDS encoding 7-carboxy-7-deazaguanine synthase QueE produces the protein MHLIELYKSVQGESSFTGLPCIFVRFAGCNLRCAWCDSEYTFTGGNPFTQEEVIAQIEALAPCKLVEFTGGEPMLHAKELLPLMDVLLTQGYTLMMETSGERPLDLVPKAVHKIVDVKCPGAGAAANSFRLSNLETLTKNDEVKFVLTNRADYEFARAFIAEHRLNDLAAGVLLSPAFTKNPSPLRTVENATLDPRTLVEWMMHDGVDARLSLQIHKFIWEPMKKGV, from the coding sequence ATGCACTTAATCGAACTCTACAAATCCGTCCAGGGCGAATCCAGCTTCACCGGCCTCCCCTGCATCTTCGTCCGCTTCGCCGGCTGCAACCTGCGCTGCGCCTGGTGTGACTCGGAGTACACCTTCACCGGTGGCAACCCCTTCACGCAGGAAGAGGTCATCGCCCAGATCGAAGCCCTCGCCCCATGCAAGCTGGTCGAGTTCACCGGCGGCGAGCCCATGCTCCATGCCAAAGAACTCCTCCCCCTGATGGACGTCCTCCTCACCCAGGGCTACACCCTCATGATGGAGACCTCCGGCGAGCGCCCCCTGGACCTCGTTCCCAAAGCCGTCCACAAGATCGTGGACGTCAAGTGCCCCGGTGCCGGAGCCGCAGCCAACAGCTTCCGCCTCTCAAACCTAGAGACGCTCACCAAAAACGACGAAGTCAAGTTCGTCCTCACCAACCGCGCCGACTACGAGTTCGCCCGAGCCTTCATCGCCGAGCATCGCCTCAACGACCTGGCCGCCGGCGTCCTCCTCAGCCCAGCATTCACCAAGAACCCCAGCCCCCTACGCACGGTCGAAAACGCCACCCTGGACCCCCGTACCTTGGTCGAGTGGATGATGCACGACGGCGTAGACGCTCGCCTCTCCCTCCAGATCCACAAGTTCATCTGGGAACCGATGAAAAAGGGCGTCTAG
- a CDS encoding purine-nucleoside phosphorylase produces MQRIKLVLIAAFEPDWPLNEGPVPGELTLFRQRNNLTQTIPLEAAYRPLLTDGAGTLALATGVGAARAAASVMALGLDPRFDLTNARFLITGVAGATPTQASLASVVLPDYVVDGDLTHELDAREIPAEWPDGFIPIGKTTPYEAPRAARFNNDDGIVFQLNSTLIERAFNLTRNIILEDTPQITERRAQFSPAQSAPKVLRGDELSSSTFFHGRLMSQRATRWVSYQTEGQATYTITAMEDTGILQSLTFLAAAGKLDFNRVLIARAVSNYDQQREDITAAESLAETKVATYSAYRPALENAHRVATAIIQSLDQDPT; encoded by the coding sequence ATGCAGCGGATCAAGCTGGTCCTCATAGCCGCCTTCGAGCCCGACTGGCCGCTCAATGAGGGCCCCGTCCCCGGCGAACTCACCCTCTTCCGCCAGCGCAACAACCTAACCCAAACCATCCCACTGGAAGCCGCCTACCGCCCCCTCCTAACCGACGGAGCCGGCACCCTCGCCCTGGCAACCGGGGTAGGCGCGGCAAGAGCCGCCGCCTCAGTCATGGCACTAGGCTTGGACCCACGCTTCGATCTAACAAACGCTCGCTTCCTCATCACCGGAGTAGCCGGAGCAACTCCAACACAAGCGTCTCTCGCCTCCGTAGTCCTCCCCGACTACGTCGTAGACGGAGACCTCACCCACGAACTCGACGCGCGCGAGATCCCAGCCGAATGGCCCGACGGCTTCATCCCCATCGGCAAAACAACTCCCTACGAAGCCCCCCGCGCCGCCCGCTTCAACAACGACGACGGAATCGTCTTCCAACTCAACAGCACCCTGATCGAACGAGCCTTCAACCTCACCCGCAACATCATCCTCGAAGATACCCCCCAAATCACCGAACGCCGAGCACAGTTCAGCCCAGCGCAGTCAGCCCCAAAGGTCCTGCGAGGAGACGAACTCTCCTCCTCCACCTTCTTCCACGGCCGCCTCATGAGCCAACGCGCCACCCGCTGGGTCTCTTATCAGACCGAAGGCCAGGCCACCTACACCATCACCGCCATGGAAGACACCGGCATTCTGCAATCGCTGACCTTCCTCGCAGCAGCAGGGAAGCTGGACTTCAACCGAGTCCTCATCGCCCGGGCTGTCAGCAACTATGACCAGCAGCGCGAAGACATCACCGCCGCCGAATCCCTAGCCGAGACCAAGGTAGCCACCTACTCCGCCTACCGCCCCGCCCTCGAAAACGCCCACCGAGTAGCCACCGCCATCATCCAATCCCTCGATCAAGACCCCACATAA
- a CDS encoding glycosyltransferase, with amino-acid sequence MMFWVAFSALVCAAIPAGLFCWNLRLYRAPSGGDEGRQPVSVLIPARNEAGGIEAGVRAVLASTGCEFEVVVMDDGSTDGTAEIVGRLAEEDARVRLERAPLLPAGWNGKQHACWVLAQVAKNPMLCFVDADVRVEPGCVGRMAGFLEAGGNGLVSGFPRQVTETTLEWLLLPMIHFVLLGFLPLGKMRAGTDPAFAAGCGQFMMARREDYFACGGHAGIRLTMHDGLRLPRLFREAGFRTDLADLTELAECRMYRTAGEVWRGLAKNATEGLGDPRRIGPVSLALVLGQVLPFVLMALLPGVVLGHAMEYYQQPRPLAWTAQLPAMFWAEFVVVALAIVAAWLPRWIAVGRFRQDWRGALLHPVGIVLLLCVQWYALARKVRGGAVSWRDRAYVGS; translated from the coding sequence ATGATGTTCTGGGTAGCGTTTTCTGCGCTGGTTTGTGCGGCGATTCCGGCTGGGTTGTTCTGCTGGAATCTGCGGCTGTATCGTGCGCCTTCAGGTGGAGATGAGGGCCGACAGCCGGTTTCGGTGTTGATTCCGGCTCGGAATGAGGCGGGGGGGATTGAGGCTGGGGTCAGGGCGGTGTTGGCTAGTACGGGGTGTGAGTTTGAGGTGGTGGTGATGGATGATGGGTCCACCGATGGGACTGCGGAGATTGTGGGGCGGTTGGCGGAGGAGGATGCGCGGGTGCGGCTGGAACGGGCTCCTCTGCTGCCTGCGGGGTGGAACGGGAAGCAACATGCCTGCTGGGTTTTAGCGCAGGTGGCGAAGAATCCTATGCTTTGTTTTGTGGATGCGGATGTGCGGGTGGAGCCGGGGTGCGTGGGGCGGATGGCTGGGTTTCTGGAGGCGGGTGGGAATGGGCTGGTGAGTGGGTTTCCAAGGCAGGTGACGGAGACGACGCTGGAATGGCTGCTGCTGCCGATGATCCACTTTGTGCTGCTCGGTTTCTTGCCGCTGGGCAAGATGCGGGCGGGGACTGATCCGGCGTTTGCGGCGGGGTGTGGGCAGTTCATGATGGCTCGGAGAGAGGACTACTTTGCTTGTGGGGGACATGCGGGGATTCGGCTGACGATGCATGATGGGCTGCGGCTGCCGAGGCTGTTCCGGGAGGCTGGGTTCAGGACGGATCTGGCGGATCTTACGGAGTTGGCCGAGTGCAGGATGTATCGGACGGCGGGTGAGGTTTGGCGGGGGCTGGCTAAGAATGCTACTGAGGGGTTGGGTGATCCGAGGCGGATTGGGCCGGTATCGCTGGCTTTGGTGCTGGGGCAGGTGCTGCCGTTTGTCTTGATGGCGCTGCTACCCGGTGTCGTGTTAGGGCATGCGATGGAGTACTATCAGCAACCACGGCCTCTCGCTTGGACCGCGCAACTTCCTGCGATGTTCTGGGCCGAATTCGTCGTGGTTGCTTTAGCTATCGTTGCTGCGTGGTTGCCGCGGTGGATTGCGGTTGGGCGGTTCAGGCAGGACTGGCGGGGGGCTTTGCTGCATCCGGTGGGGATTGTTTTGCTACTTTGTGTGCAGTGGTATGCGCTGGCGCGGAAGGTGCGGGGTGGGGCGGTGAGCTGGCGGGATCGGGCTTATGTGGGGTCTTGA
- a CDS encoding lysophospholipid acyltransferase family protein — translation METPYISKPVLGFFRRIVRGYFRRHFRAVRVRGAERFAAAGTDGRPLIVYANHGSWWDPMVQVLLAAELMPGRKHYAPMDAAALERYGIFKRIGVFGVEMKTARGAAQFLRTGLRVLREGGVIWVTPQGRFADARERPLEFKPGLAALAAKVAGGCTVIPLAIEYPFWDERLPETLLLFGEAVTVEGDSAEAVEGRLKWALQRAMDELQELAIARDARAFTVLRKGRVGTGGFYELGQRVWARVRGRRYQAEHTVMPEEEQG, via the coding sequence ATGGAGACGCCGTATATTTCGAAGCCGGTGCTTGGGTTCTTCCGGCGGATTGTGCGGGGGTACTTCAGGCGGCACTTTCGCGCGGTGAGGGTGCGGGGGGCGGAGAGGTTTGCTGCGGCAGGCACGGATGGGCGGCCGCTGATTGTGTATGCGAATCATGGGTCGTGGTGGGACCCGATGGTGCAGGTGCTGCTGGCGGCAGAGTTGATGCCGGGGCGGAAGCACTATGCGCCGATGGATGCTGCGGCGCTGGAGCGGTATGGAATCTTCAAGCGGATTGGGGTGTTTGGGGTGGAGATGAAGACGGCCAGGGGGGCGGCGCAGTTTCTAAGGACCGGGCTGCGAGTGCTGCGGGAGGGCGGGGTGATCTGGGTGACGCCACAGGGTCGGTTTGCGGATGCGAGAGAGAGGCCGCTGGAGTTCAAGCCGGGGCTTGCGGCGTTGGCGGCTAAGGTGGCGGGTGGGTGTACGGTGATTCCGCTGGCGATCGAGTATCCGTTCTGGGATGAGCGGCTGCCTGAGACGCTGCTGCTGTTTGGAGAGGCGGTGACGGTGGAGGGGGACTCGGCTGAGGCGGTGGAGGGGCGGCTGAAGTGGGCGTTGCAAAGGGCAATGGATGAGTTGCAGGAGTTGGCGATCGCGCGGGATGCGAGGGCGTTTACGGTGCTGCGGAAGGGTCGGGTGGGGACGGGCGGGTTCTATGAGTTGGGGCAGAGGGTATGGGCTCGGGTACGGGGGCGCAGGTATCAGGCAGAGCATACGGTGATGCCGGAGGAGGAGCAGGGATGA
- a CDS encoding phytoene desaturase family protein, whose translation MKVGVIGSGLAGLAAACTLAARGHKVTVFEKNPWLGGKAAQLAEEGFRFDMGPTILIQPSVLRKVFAEAGKRMEDYVPMVRLDPQWRCFFEDGSTIDLMDDTGAMAAQLEAIWPKMGAGYLKFLKQSEQLHSISDRFFFWRSIGSMRDTMDVKGAFDLKVLKDVMRMRLGKTVAEVIRESIPDPNTAQMLDHFVQYVGSSPDASPAILCAIGHMQMEEGIWYPVGGTRAVPEGLVKLGRELGVDFHTETSVARITSAGGKVTGLVTDAGEAHKFDAVVSNEDAVRTHRELIGGAVARTFEHKRKYEPACSGVVLYLGLNKRYEHLAHHDFVFSRDPHEEFHAIYELGIPAPDPTCYLAATAATDPASAPEGGEALYVLVHTPYLRPGQDWNEMFPGYRQVILDKLKRTAGLTDIEERIVFEAHLTPQDIHERYRVLDGAIYGISSHGVFNGAFKPANRSKELKGLYLAGGAAHPGPGMPMVMMSGWIAADSLDQDAQSNVLRAAVA comes from the coding sequence ATGAAGGTTGGTGTGATTGGAAGTGGATTGGCTGGGCTGGCTGCGGCTTGTACGCTGGCTGCGCGTGGGCACAAGGTGACGGTGTTTGAGAAGAATCCGTGGCTGGGCGGGAAGGCGGCTCAACTTGCAGAGGAGGGGTTCCGGTTCGACATGGGGCCTACGATTCTGATTCAACCTTCAGTGCTGCGGAAGGTGTTCGCCGAGGCGGGCAAACGCATGGAGGACTATGTGCCGATGGTGCGGCTGGACCCGCAGTGGCGGTGCTTTTTTGAGGATGGCAGCACGATCGATCTGATGGATGACACGGGTGCAATGGCCGCGCAGCTAGAGGCGATCTGGCCGAAGATGGGTGCGGGCTATCTGAAGTTTCTGAAGCAGAGCGAGCAGCTTCATTCGATCTCCGACCGGTTCTTCTTCTGGCGATCGATTGGGTCCATGCGGGACACGATGGATGTGAAGGGCGCGTTCGACCTGAAGGTGCTGAAGGACGTGATGCGGATGCGGCTGGGGAAGACTGTGGCCGAGGTGATTCGCGAGAGTATTCCTGATCCGAACACGGCGCAGATGCTGGATCACTTTGTGCAGTACGTGGGGTCAAGCCCGGATGCTTCTCCGGCCATTCTTTGCGCGATTGGGCATATGCAGATGGAGGAAGGGATCTGGTATCCGGTGGGTGGAACTCGGGCGGTGCCGGAGGGGCTTGTGAAGCTGGGGCGGGAGCTTGGCGTTGACTTCCACACGGAGACGAGTGTGGCCAGGATTACGAGTGCCGGCGGAAAGGTAACAGGTTTGGTTACAGATGCTGGGGAGGCGCACAAGTTCGATGCGGTGGTGTCGAATGAGGACGCGGTGAGGACGCATCGGGAGTTGATTGGCGGGGCGGTGGCGCGGACGTTCGAGCATAAGCGTAAGTATGAGCCGGCTTGCTCCGGCGTGGTGCTTTACCTGGGATTGAACAAGCGGTATGAGCACCTGGCGCATCATGATTTTGTGTTCTCTCGCGACCCGCATGAGGAGTTTCATGCGATCTATGAGTTGGGGATTCCGGCGCCTGATCCTACGTGCTACCTGGCTGCTACGGCTGCGACCGATCCGGCGAGTGCGCCGGAGGGTGGCGAGGCGCTGTATGTGCTGGTGCATACGCCCTATCTGCGGCCGGGGCAGGATTGGAACGAGATGTTCCCTGGGTACAGGCAGGTGATTCTGGATAAGCTGAAGCGGACGGCGGGGCTGACGGACATTGAGGAGCGGATTGTGTTTGAGGCGCACCTGACGCCGCAGGATATTCATGAGCGGTACAGGGTGCTGGATGGTGCGATCTATGGGATCTCAAGTCACGGGGTCTTCAATGGGGCGTTCAAGCCGGCGAATCGGTCAAAGGAGTTGAAGGGCTTGTATCTGGCGGGGGGTGCGGCGCATCCGGGGCCGGGGATGCCGATGGTGATGATGTCGGGTTGGATTGCTGCGGATTCGCTGGATCAGGATGCGCAATCAAATGTGCTGCGGGCGGCTGTGGCTTAG
- a CDS encoding aldehyde dehydrogenase family protein, with translation MERSQVHVSDKASDEAWLVQALWSARPLRERLSVLRAGRLGLARKTDALVSAISTELARTRADSMVAEVLPLLAACRFLEREAGEILKTRRLGRRGLPFWLAGVESSVERVALGRVLVIGPENYPLFLPGVQVLQALAAGNAVVWKPGAGGRDVAEIFADVMERAGLPDGLLTVTDESVEAGVSAMRGGVDKVFFTGSGASGRAVMRAAAETATPVVAELSGCDAVIVLPSANVERVVAALLFGMRLNGSATCMAPRRLMLVGGGHERLVARLTDAFAAMDGVVVRDSVREQLRGLVEEAKSAGAVVHGDVRDVFMKPLLVTRARPEMQLAQTDVFAPVLTVMEFGDVGAMLEADRACPFGLTAAVFGDEVEATRVGARMKVGTLLINDLIVPTADPRVPFGGRRGSGFGVTRGAEGLLEMTAVKTVLVRRGKGLRQYVPTTDTHENLFGGVIEMEHGDGLRAKIKGLRRMIQAAMRLK, from the coding sequence ATGGAACGCTCCCAAGTTCACGTTTCTGATAAAGCCAGTGATGAGGCATGGTTGGTGCAGGCTCTCTGGTCTGCACGCCCGTTGCGGGAGCGCCTGAGCGTTTTGCGGGCGGGACGACTGGGACTGGCACGGAAGACCGACGCGCTGGTGAGTGCGATTTCGACGGAACTTGCAAGGACGCGTGCGGACTCGATGGTTGCGGAGGTGCTGCCGCTGCTGGCCGCCTGCAGATTTCTGGAGCGCGAGGCAGGCGAAATTCTGAAGACGAGGCGGCTGGGACGGCGAGGACTTCCCTTCTGGCTTGCGGGCGTTGAGAGCAGCGTGGAGCGTGTGGCGCTGGGGAGAGTGCTGGTGATTGGGCCTGAGAACTATCCCCTGTTTCTGCCGGGGGTTCAGGTGCTGCAGGCGCTGGCTGCGGGCAATGCGGTGGTATGGAAGCCCGGTGCCGGCGGGCGGGATGTAGCGGAAATCTTTGCGGATGTGATGGAGCGAGCCGGGCTGCCGGATGGCTTGCTGACTGTGACGGATGAGAGTGTTGAGGCGGGTGTCAGCGCCATGCGCGGCGGAGTAGATAAGGTCTTCTTTACCGGGTCTGGGGCGAGTGGGCGGGCAGTGATGAGGGCGGCGGCGGAGACGGCTACGCCGGTGGTGGCGGAGCTCTCCGGGTGTGATGCTGTGATTGTGTTGCCTTCCGCGAATGTGGAGCGGGTGGTGGCTGCGTTGCTGTTTGGGATGCGGCTGAATGGGTCTGCTACGTGTATGGCTCCTCGGCGGTTGATGCTGGTTGGCGGGGGGCATGAGAGGTTGGTGGCGCGGCTGACGGATGCGTTTGCTGCGATGGACGGCGTGGTCGTTCGGGATTCTGTACGGGAGCAACTGCGAGGGTTGGTTGAGGAAGCAAAGAGCGCGGGTGCTGTGGTGCATGGGGATGTGCGTGATGTGTTTATGAAGCCATTGCTGGTGACTCGGGCGCGGCCTGAGATGCAGTTGGCGCAGACGGATGTGTTTGCTCCGGTGCTGACGGTCATGGAGTTTGGAGATGTCGGGGCGATGCTGGAGGCGGATAGGGCTTGTCCGTTCGGGCTCACGGCTGCGGTGTTTGGGGATGAGGTTGAAGCCACGCGGGTGGGTGCTCGGATGAAGGTCGGGACTTTACTGATCAATGATTTGATTGTGCCTACGGCCGATCCGCGGGTGCCGTTTGGCGGACGGCGCGGGAGTGGGTTTGGGGTGACGCGTGGGGCTGAAGGATTGCTGGAGATGACGGCGGTGAAGACGGTGCTGGTGCGTCGCGGCAAAGGGCTCAGGCAGTATGTGCCTACGACTGATACACATGAGAATTTGTTTGGTGGCGTGATTGAGATGGAGCATGGGGATGGCCTGCGAGCGAAGATCAAGGGGCTACGGCGGATGATTCAGGCTGCGATGAGATTGAAGTGA